The Sulfolobus sp. A20 genomic interval TCAATACTTTAATCTTATTTCCCGGTAATGGAAATCCTGATGAAGGTCCAGACTTCATAGGTAAGTATAATGGATAACCGGGCATATAGCCAATATTTGGAGCACCGGTTTCAGTTTGCCACCATTGGTGAGACATATAAACTCTTCCTCTTCCAATGCTTTCTAAACCAAATTTCCATGGAGCATAGTTTAACGGTTCCCCATTAGTAACGATGATTCTAAGTGATGATAAATCGTGAGCTCGTATATAAGAATCACCATACTTCATCAAGTATCTTAAGAATGTAGCAGAGGTTCCAAATGTGGTAACTCCATATTTTTCAATTAGTTCAGCCCATTTATCTGGATAAGGATAATCTGGAGCACTTTCATAGACAACTACGGTCCTTCCCATGATTAAGGGGGAATAAGTTATGTAAGAATGTCCTACAATCCAGCCAATATCCGAAGTGTTGAACAAAACATCATTTTCTTGGCTTAATCCATAACTCCATAATAACATAGCTGAAGTACCTACTAAAAACCCCCCAGTTGAATGAACTATTCCCTTAGGCTTTCCAGTAGTTCCCGATGTATAAAGGATAAACAAAGGATGAGTGGACTCTACTGGCTCTGGCTCAATATACTTATATTTTCCTATCTCGTCAAAGAAAACATCTCTTCCTTCCTTAAATGGTATCTCAATTCCAGATCTTTTATATACTATAACATTTTTTACTGAATTGTTAGGAATTTTAGTAAAGGCTTCATCGACAACCTTCTTTAACTCTACTATTTTTCCCCTTCTATAGTAAGCATCAGCAGTTATCACTAATTTAGATTCAGCATCGCTTATTCTATCAGCTAATGCTTGAGAGCCGAAACCGGCGAAAACTACACTATGAATTGCTCCGATTCTTGCACAAGCAAGCATTGATATTATTCCTTCTGGTGTCAGTGGCATGTAAATTGTCACTCTATCACCCTTTTTGACACCTAATTCTCTAAGGGCATTACTCCATTTATTTACTTCATAAAACAAGTCTTGGTACGTTAATACTTTCTTTTCTCCCCTTTCAGATTCCCAAATTATGGCAGCTTTGTATTTTTTATTACTATTGAGATGTCTATCTATAGCATTGTATGAAGCATTTAACTTTCCACCAACAAACCATTTTGTTAATACTTCTTGCTTAAAGGTCTCTATCCAAGGCTCATACCAACTAATTAGCTCATTAGCTAATTTACCCCAAAAACCAGCTGGGTCTTCAACACTCTTCCTGTATATATCCTTATAGAGCCTTTGATTGTAATCAACTTTTTCCACTATCTCTTGTAATTCCTTAATTGTTCCAGAAATTTCTTGAGTCATATGGAATCATATAAATTTGTTTATATCATACTAAAAAACCTTATTCCCCACTATTTAGATTAATTAGAACATTCAAAAATGTCCATACTTTCTGACGAGCTAAGCTGTCAAACCATGAGAGGGAAAAAAGTCAAAATTTATTGAGGATTTGATTTTGTTATTTTTTAATCTATTAATTTATATCTTAATACTTTATGGGATTTATTTCAAAATAGCTTTATCAAGTTTTTCAGGTTCAAATTTAGATATGAAGATTTCTTCATTGCCATATTTTGAAAAATGGTTAATTTTAGGTATAATCCTAGGAGTCGTTATAGGGTTACTTGTAATATTATTTTACTTCTTACTTAACCTTTTTACTCATATATTTTTAATGGATTTCGTTGAAATTTCTTATCCGTATCCAATAGGTGAAGGTGGTTCCTTAAATTTCGTATTTAGAACTGGAAGGTATATTCTTATACCAGTTTCCCTAGCGATCGGAGGCTTATTATCCGGTTTGATAGTATATTTTTTCGCTCCGGAGACAGCTGGAAGTGGAATTGACTATGCTATTTCCTCTTATCATTACAGACAAGGTAAAATGAGGTGGAGAGTAGTTCCAATAAAAATAATTGCTTCAGCAATAACCATGGGTTCTGGCGGAAGCGCGGGTAGTGAAGGTCCGTCAGCTCAATTCTCAGCTGGAATTGGATCAGTAATCTTAGACTTATTAAGATTGTCACCAGAAGATAGAAGAAGAGCTGTCGCAGTGGGAATAGGAGCTGGAATTGGTATAATTTTTAAAACACCAATTGGCGGAGCGTTACTAGCTTCTGAGATCCTTTACAAAAGGGATTTAGAACCAGAAGTAATATACCCCGCCTTAGTAGCTTCTGCAATTGGCTATACAATATTTGGATTATATGCAGGGTTTGAACCTATATTTGGATATTACTCAATTCCCTTTAATCCATTAAGGCTTCCAATGTACGCAATCATAGGAATAATTTCTGGCTTGTTGGCAATACTATATGTGAAGACGCTTAATGGAGTTAATACCCTCTTCGTAAGAATGAAAAAAGTTCCTAATTATTTGAAACCTTTAATAGGCGGTGGATTAGCTGGGTTAGTAGCATTGATGGCTCCAGAGGTTTTATCTACCGGAGAAGGATGGATAAACTTAGCCGAATATGGGAAGTTCTCAGCTTTTTATTCTCCCGTTCTCCCATTATTAGCTCTTTTAGTATTGCTTCCTATTTTAAAAATACTAGCAACATCTTTTACAGTTAGCTCTGGTGGTAGTGGGGGTGTCTTCATACCGGGTTTATTCATTGGTGCTTTTATTGGGGCTGATTTTGGCTTAGTTTTCCATTACTTCTTCCCCAATGTAGCCTCTTCCTTAGCACCATTTGTAATTATAGGTATGATAAGTTTCTTTGCAGCAGCTGGCAAGGTTCCGTTATCTGTTCTCATAATGGTAACTGAGATGACTGGTAGTTTACAGCTATTACCTGGAGCTATGATAGCTGTAGCGCTATCATATTTAGTATCAGGTAATTATACGATTTATCCATCTCAGTTGACTTCTAGAAGAGATTCACCAGCACATAGATCAGAGTATGAAACACCGATCCTTACACTAGTTAAAGTTTCCTCGTGTAAAATAGACGATATTAAGGTTAGATTTCATGATACAGTAGAAAATGCATTAAAGCTAATGTATGAGAGGAATTATCTAAGTTTACCGGTAGTTGATGATAATTCCAACTTCATCGGGGTCGTGTATTTAAAGGAGATTGAGGATAAACCATTAACAGATATGGTAGGCAAATACGTAGTTAGGGGAACCCCTTATGTTTCGTTAAGCTCTTCATTAGAGGAAGCCTTAGAAATACTAGCTAAAAGTAAATGTATTCCAGTGGTAGATAAAAACAAACTTTTAGGGATAGTAACTATTGAATCAGTTTTACAAGCTTATGAAGAAGAAGCTAAAAAGGTAAGACAAAGTAGTAAGTTACAATAATGGTCTTCTTCTAGAATGTTTACCACCTTGTCCCTTAAATCTTTCCTCTTCCCAAACGTTTCCACGCTCATGATAGCCTCTTTCTTCCCAATAACCGTCTACGTATTCTTTCAAAAACTCTATTTCTGTTAACCATTTAGCACTCTTCCAACCATATAAATGGGGTATTATTGGTCTAGCTGGAAAACCATGTTTTAGAGGTATTTTATCACCATTCATCTTCAATGCTATGATTACATTTTCCTTTAATACATCATCATAAGGTACAATTGACGTATATCCGTCTAAGCTATAGAACATAACCCATTTGACTCCTTCCCTAACCTTAGCTAAGTCTATAATTAACTTGAAAGGAATCCCTTCCCATTTAACCTCCTTAACTGACCAGCCTGTAACACAATGGAAGTCTTCTACTATTTCCTTCATTGGCATTTTTAGTAAATCATCGTAAGTGAGTGATACTTGATTCTCAACCTCTCCACTAACCTTAAGCTTGTACGAGTTTAAATTAACTTCAGGTAGTCCAAATTCAGCATACACTATAAAGTTTCTTACGTACTTCTGATTAGGTGGTATTTTTAACTCTTGCATAATGCTAGATTTAATAACTACAAATAAAAGCTTGAGTTAGAAAAATTTTAATATAGTTCGTAACAAAAAAGGAAAGAAGAAGGATGTTCTTAAAGTAATGATAGAATTAATTCTAATTTGCATGAATTTTTGCATTATAAAGTAAAACGTTCTATTAGTGACTTTTACAGTTGCCGTTATTAAGCTATGTTTTAAGTCAAACTTATTGAAGATCCTAAGCTACTGTATATTAATGATCCAATTTTACATATTCGAAACTTTACTACATTTTCATGCAAACTGGTGAGTGTGATGCATTAATAATTAATTTACTAAACAAATATGATCACAATAAAGAGTGAAGTATATTATGATCGAGATTGTGGTATATATTATTTACTAGCTAAAAATCTTGATAAAGTTAATATTCCTACTATTCCTGCGAGGATTAGTAAGTTCGTTATACTGGTGTTAGCGGAGAAGAGTTCTAGAATTATTTCTCTAACTACAAAAGATATTCCAGCGTCAATAACATTTGCTATACTTCTTTCTTTTCCAGATAGATAATTATTTACAGCTATATACAACTCAAGAAAGACCAATATTAGAAGGGATCCTATAATAGTCGAGTTTACTAAGTCAAGTATATTTAACTTTATGACATCTGACACTATTTGAAGTACTGTTAAAATTACTTGGAAAATGATGCCCAATAATAATATAATTCTTATTATATATCCAACAAATTTTATTATATCCTTATCATTTATACCTCTCATTGTGAAAGACTTATATTTTAATATCAAAATATAGTTTATGAAAATCAAGGAAATTGAACCTATACTTCTTACCCACAAAGAGAAGGGAAGTGCTACATGGGCTTCTAGTATGATTATAGTAAGACTAACGACAGATAATGGAATGGTAGGTTATGGGGAAGCAGTACCTACGTTGAGAATAATATCAGTATATAACGCTATAAAGCAGGTCGCAAAAGGATATATAGGTAAGGAAGTTGAAGAGGTTGAAAAGAATTATCATGAATGGTATAAACAAGATTTTTATTTACCTAGATCATTTGAGTCTGTTAC includes:
- the acs gene encoding acetate--CoA ligase, yielding MTQEISGTIKELQEIVEKVDYNQRLYKDIYRKSVEDPAGFWGKLANELISWYEPWIETFKQEVLTKWFVGGKLNASYNAIDRHLNSNKKYKAAIIWESERGEKKVLTYQDLFYEVNKWSNALRELGVKKGDRVTIYMPLTPEGIISMLACARIGAIHSVVFAGFGSQALADRISDAESKLVITADAYYRRGKIVELKKVVDEAFTKIPNNSVKNVIVYKRSGIEIPFKEGRDVFFDEIGKYKYIEPEPVESTHPLFILYTSGTTGKPKGIVHSTGGFLVGTSAMLLWSYGLSQENDVLFNTSDIGWIVGHSYITYSPLIMGRTVVVYESAPDYPYPDKWAELIEKYGVTTFGTSATFLRYLMKYGDSYIRAHDLSSLRIIVTNGEPLNYAPWKFGLESIGRGRVYMSHQWWQTETGAPNIGYMPGYPLYLPMKSGPSSGFPLPGNKIKVLNDKGEEIVNERGYLVMEPPFPPSMMIGMWNDNNGERLIKTYFNKFPNIYYTGDFAMIDSEGYVWVTGRADETLKIAGHRLGAGEIESAITSHQSVAEAAVIGIPDQVKGEVAHAFVVLKQGYEPSPQLANSIQEHVRKILGPIVVLDIHFVKALPKTRSGKVMRRVIKAVMLGSSAGDISTLEDEASMEEIKRAIEELKHQLSP
- a CDS encoding phosphate-starvation-inducible PsiE family protein translates to MRGINDKDIIKFVGYIIRIILLLGIIFQVILTVLQIVSDVIKLNILDLVNSTIIGSLLILVFLELYIAVNNYLSGKERSIANVIDAGISFVVREIILELFSANTSITNLLILAGIVGILTLSRFLASK
- a CDS encoding chloride channel protein; amino-acid sequence: MKISSLPYFEKWLILGIILGVVIGLLVILFYFLLNLFTHIFLMDFVEISYPYPIGEGGSLNFVFRTGRYILIPVSLAIGGLLSGLIVYFFAPETAGSGIDYAISSYHYRQGKMRWRVVPIKIIASAITMGSGGSAGSEGPSAQFSAGIGSVILDLLRLSPEDRRRAVAVGIGAGIGIIFKTPIGGALLASEILYKRDLEPEVIYPALVASAIGYTIFGLYAGFEPIFGYYSIPFNPLRLPMYAIIGIISGLLAILYVKTLNGVNTLFVRMKKVPNYLKPLIGGGLAGLVALMAPEVLSTGEGWINLAEYGKFSAFYSPVLPLLALLVLLPILKILATSFTVSSGGSGGVFIPGLFIGAFIGADFGLVFHYFFPNVASSLAPFVIIGMISFFAAAGKVPLSVLIMVTEMTGSLQLLPGAMIAVALSYLVSGNYTIYPSQLTSRRDSPAHRSEYETPILTLVKVSSCKIDDIKVRFHDTVENALKLMYERNYLSLPVVDDNSNFIGVVYLKEIEDKPLTDMVGKYVVRGTPYVSLSSSLEEALEILAKSKCIPVVDKNKLLGIVTIESVLQAYEEEAKKVRQSSKLQ
- a CDS encoding sulfite oxidase-like oxidoreductase is translated as MQELKIPPNQKYVRNFIVYAEFGLPEVNLNSYKLKVSGEVENQVSLTYDDLLKMPMKEIVEDFHCVTGWSVKEVKWEGIPFKLIIDLAKVREGVKWVMFYSLDGYTSIVPYDDVLKENVIIALKMNGDKIPLKHGFPARPIIPHLYGWKSAKWLTEIEFLKEYVDGYWEERGYHERGNVWEEERFKGQGGKHSRRRPLL